In Shewanella sp. VB17, a single genomic region encodes these proteins:
- a CDS encoding Spy/CpxP family protein refolding chaperone, with the protein MKKNTFKAGLLAIVASMALTAPAVYAGDDTYEQVCHMKHDRMGHHGDIRKMFKGLDLTDGQKLEIKGLIKNQMLSMKDNRPSHDERVEHKAKLLALISGEDFDEEQAKMLVVHRQQNQQSKAVAMLKVQNEVYQLLTAEQKEKFHQKFQKSRPDHREGEIEN; encoded by the coding sequence ATGAAAAAGAATACCTTCAAGGCAGGATTGCTTGCCATAGTGGCGAGTATGGCATTAACTGCACCAGCAGTGTATGCCGGAGATGATACTTATGAGCAAGTGTGTCATATGAAACATGATCGTATGGGTCACCATGGTGATATACGTAAGATGTTTAAAGGTTTAGATTTGACTGATGGGCAAAAATTAGAGATTAAGGGGTTAATTAAAAATCAAATGTTATCGATGAAAGATAATCGACCATCTCATGATGAACGTGTGGAGCATAAAGCTAAGCTGTTAGCTTTAATCAGCGGAGAAGATTTTGATGAAGAACAAGCTAAAATGCTAGTTGTTCATCGACAGCAGAATCAACAGTCAAAAGCGGTGGCAATGTTAAAAGTTCAGAATGAGGTTTATCAATTGTTAACGGCAGAGCAGAAAGAGAAATTTCATCAAAAATTTCAAAAAAGTCGCCCGGATCATAGAGAAGGTGAAATTGAAAATTAA
- a CDS encoding cation diffusion facilitator family transporter, which produces MIQTSQYDFWVKLASRAALVTALTLIIIKMAAWMYSGSASMLASLTDSFADGLASLVNFVAIRYAIVPADHDHRYGHGKAEPLAALAQSAFILGSACLLLFHGSERLINPAPINHAILGIIVSVIAIILTFALVLLQKKAVAVTSSTVIEADALHYKSDLFLNAAVLLALVLAQYGWWWADGLFAILIAIFIGQQALQLGYCSIQSLLDRELGNDVRLKIVAIAEEDPQVRGIHDLRTRASGKTTFIQCHLEIDGSLSLRESHAIAEKTAARIRSAFDHAEVIIHQDPV; this is translated from the coding sequence ATGATTCAAACTTCCCAATACGATTTTTGGGTCAAGCTAGCTAGTCGCGCTGCGTTGGTGACTGCTTTGACCCTTATTATTATAAAAATGGCAGCTTGGATGTATTCAGGCTCAGCAAGTATGTTGGCATCGCTAACGGATTCGTTTGCTGATGGCTTAGCCTCACTTGTTAATTTTGTCGCTATTCGATATGCGATTGTTCCGGCAGATCATGATCACCGCTATGGTCATGGTAAAGCTGAACCTTTAGCAGCATTAGCTCAATCTGCATTTATTCTTGGCTCAGCTTGCTTATTACTATTCCATGGTAGTGAACGACTGATTAACCCTGCTCCGATTAATCATGCCATATTAGGTATAATAGTCTCTGTTATTGCAATAATACTGACTTTCGCATTAGTACTGTTACAAAAAAAAGCAGTTGCTGTGACATCAAGCACAGTGATAGAGGCTGATGCATTACACTATAAGTCAGATCTTTTTCTTAATGCAGCGGTGCTTTTAGCATTAGTACTTGCACAATATGGCTGGTGGTGGGCTGATGGTCTCTTTGCCATTCTCATTGCGATTTTTATTGGGCAGCAAGCATTACAGTTAGGCTATTGTTCCATACAGTCATTATTAGATAGGGAATTAGGTAATGATGTTCGTTTAAAAATCGTCGCAATAGCAGAAGAAGACCCACAGGTTAGAGGGATACATGATTTGAGAACGCGTGCATCAGGTAAGACGACCTTTATTCAATGCCATCTAGAGATAGATGGCTCTTTAAGTTTAAGAGAGTCGCATGCGATTGCTGAAAAAACAGCAGCAAGGATCCGATCTGCATTTGATCATGCTGAAGTTATCATCCATCAAGATCCTGTCTAA
- a CDS encoding response regulator: MNHILLIDDDLGLSELLAQLLELEGYKLALAHDGEAGLALALEHKFDLILLDVMLPKLNGFEVLKALRTKKQTPVLMLTARGDEIDRVVGLEIGADDYLPKPFNDRELVARIRAIIRRTNIQLDEMQTNIHEYGDLKLDPSRQEVYCQEVLLILTGTEFGLLFEMLQNSGELISKDTLSENVLGKKLMPFDRSLDMHLSNLRKKLPERTDGRPRVKTIRGKGYIWLP, translated from the coding sequence ATGAACCATATTTTATTAATTGATGATGATTTAGGCTTATCTGAATTATTAGCTCAGCTTTTAGAGCTTGAAGGCTATAAATTGGCATTAGCCCATGATGGGGAAGCAGGCTTAGCATTAGCCCTTGAACATAAGTTCGATCTCATATTACTTGATGTCATGCTACCTAAGCTTAATGGATTCGAAGTATTAAAAGCATTAAGAACCAAGAAGCAAACTCCAGTGCTTATGTTAACGGCTAGAGGTGATGAAATTGATCGCGTTGTAGGCTTAGAGATAGGCGCTGACGATTACCTCCCAAAACCTTTTAATGACAGAGAACTCGTTGCTCGTATTAGGGCTATTATTAGACGGACCAATATTCAACTTGATGAAATGCAAACTAATATACATGAATATGGTGATTTAAAGCTCGATCCGAGTAGACAAGAGGTATACTGTCAGGAAGTTCTGCTCATTTTAACTGGTACAGAATTCGGACTCCTCTTCGAAATGCTACAAAACAGTGGCGAACTTATCAGCAAAGACACCTTAAGTGAAAATGTATTAGGTAAAAAATTGATGCCTTTTGATCGCAGTTTAGACATGCACCTTTCAAATTTACGAAAAAAGCTCCCCGAACGTACAGATGGCCGACCC
- a CDS encoding CinA family nicotinamide mononucleotide deamidase-related protein, translating into MKLEMICTGEEVLAGQIVDTNAAWFANALMERGIESQRRMTVGDRLEDLIAVFKERSTEADIIMVNGGLGPTSDDLSTEAMALAMGVPLIESKEWRTKLEAWFTKSARVMPVSNLKQALLPEGAIMIDNPVGTACGFAVKFNRAWLFFTPGVPFEFKHMVKEQFIPFVESKFPLSAPVCVKKLLTLGQGESALEDKLKVISLPEGITLGYRSHMPYIEIKLFARGYFAINPLIKIEAEVRQILGHSVVAVDTTTLAKVVHHQLIDSNLSLSVAESCTGGMITSGLVAFAGSSAYFHQGLVTYSNEAKVKVLGVSPQTLEDYGAVSTTTVEEMAKGARGILDSDYALATSGIAGPEGGSDEKPVGTVAIALATKEGVYTQMLKFPSRSRSLVQALSTAVAYDMLRRELLGEAVIVDYSSYSRFSQ; encoded by the coding sequence ATGAAACTCGAGATGATTTGTACGGGTGAAGAAGTATTAGCAGGACAGATTGTTGATACCAATGCAGCTTGGTTTGCCAATGCTTTGATGGAGAGGGGGATTGAGTCCCAACGGCGAATGACTGTGGGTGATCGTTTGGAAGATCTTATTGCAGTATTTAAAGAGCGTAGCACCGAGGCTGATATTATTATGGTCAACGGCGGCCTGGGACCCACGAGTGATGATCTCTCTACCGAAGCAATGGCGTTGGCAATGGGGGTGCCACTGATTGAGAGTAAAGAGTGGCGCACTAAGCTGGAAGCGTGGTTTACCAAAAGTGCTAGAGTGATGCCGGTGAGTAATCTTAAACAGGCGTTATTACCTGAGGGAGCGATTATGATTGATAACCCTGTAGGGACGGCATGTGGTTTTGCGGTTAAATTTAATCGTGCTTGGTTATTTTTTACGCCGGGTGTTCCTTTCGAATTCAAACATATGGTGAAAGAGCAATTTATTCCTTTCGTTGAAAGTAAATTTCCGCTATCAGCTCCGGTTTGTGTTAAGAAACTTTTGACTTTAGGGCAAGGTGAATCGGCACTTGAGGATAAGCTTAAGGTGATTTCTTTACCTGAGGGGATCACTCTAGGTTACCGCTCTCATATGCCTTATATCGAAATTAAATTATTTGCACGTGGGTATTTTGCTATTAACCCGCTTATAAAAATAGAAGCGGAAGTGAGACAAATATTAGGTCATAGCGTTGTCGCTGTAGACACCACTACGTTAGCTAAAGTCGTTCATCATCAACTTATTGATTCAAATTTAAGTTTGAGTGTTGCTGAATCTTGCACCGGTGGCATGATAACAAGCGGTTTAGTTGCCTTTGCTGGCAGTTCTGCTTACTTTCATCAAGGTTTGGTTACTTATAGCAATGAGGCTAAGGTGAAAGTGTTAGGTGTAAGTCCTCAAACGTTAGAGGATTATGGAGCGGTATCAACCACTACTGTTGAGGAAATGGCGAAAGGTGCTCGTGGAATTTTAGACAGTGATTATGCGCTCGCCACAAGCGGTATAGCAGGGCCTGAAGGTGGGAGTGATGAAAAACCGGTAGGCACAGTTGCCATTGCTTTGGCGACTAAAGAGGGTGTGTACACTCAGATGCTTAAGTTTCCTAGCCGCTCTCGATCTTTAGTGCAGGCTTTAAGTACAGCAGTGGCTTATGACATGCTGAGGCGTGAGTTGTTAGGTGAAGCCGTTATTGTTGATTACTCCTCTTATTCACGTTTTAGCCAATGA
- a CDS encoding DUF1439 domain-containing protein, with the protein MALLRNLIPYMFLLLTGCVSQYSITEKELAGYLNDEIHFEAKEGNQLFGIEIRLNNIDVKLGHKTDTMSVTADSLIKVNSPLMPFKAEMKTTFEAKPWYDAPSHSIYLKQLKLVNIESKPKDVGKAIKHITPQMMTFLTKFLETQPVYILDISKSNQALIAEMTKEIEVQPGKLKLIFNK; encoded by the coding sequence ATGGCATTATTACGCAACCTCATCCCTTACATGTTTTTACTACTAACAGGATGTGTTAGTCAATACAGCATCACAGAGAAAGAATTAGCAGGCTATCTTAATGATGAAATCCATTTCGAAGCCAAGGAAGGTAACCAACTCTTTGGGATCGAAATTAGGCTTAATAATATCGATGTAAAGCTAGGACATAAGACTGACACTATGTCAGTCACCGCTGACAGTCTCATTAAAGTTAACAGTCCACTCATGCCATTTAAAGCTGAGATGAAAACCACCTTTGAAGCCAAGCCTTGGTACGATGCTCCAAGCCATAGCATCTATTTAAAGCAGCTTAAACTGGTTAATATCGAATCTAAGCCTAAAGATGTCGGAAAGGCCATTAAACACATCACTCCACAAATGATGACTTTCCTGACTAAGTTCCTAGAAACTCAACCAGTTTACATACTAGACATCTCTAAATCTAATCAAGCTTTAATCGCTGAAATGACCAAAGAAATAGAGGTGCAACCTGGGAAATTAAAACTGATATTTAATAAATAA